The DNA sequence tgagccaagtgaGGACGTAATCGTGTCAGCTCAATATCAgctcaatggcacctgtgccggtggcacataaaaaaacacctattactctctcggagtggttggtgttaggaatggcatccagccatagaaaccttgccaaaccaGATCGGAACCTGTTGCAGTTTCCCGGTtgaccagttttcagtcaaaccaactaatccatgccagcatggaaagcagattttcagtggtgatggtgatgatgatgatgatgatatatgtttgaGCACTTAAGGAGTTGATGGAGTTGAAGCTACTgtctcaccccacccccacttcaTTCCAAATCCACATCATTGAAAAGACTACGTCTCAAACCACTTTTTGTCGTGCCTGTGGCTAAAAGAAGTTTCCAGAATTCTGTTTCGCAGCTGACCAAATTTCTCACTATGACAACATTGAaacaagaatgaaacaaaaattgtttctttgtaCAAACATAAGAAGGAACACATGCCatgtgggtgggtgagtggggTGCTGAGGGTGCATAGTTGGTGATTTGGTGCattggatggtggtggtggtggtcgtggtggtgatgaatgGATAGTGGGTTGAGTCTGTGAGTGGATAATCcagtttctttatatgtatatttgaatgtgtgtgtgtgtgcctgaataaatagatatgtaagcatacatatacgctgatatatcatcatcatcatcatcatcgtttgatgtccatttttcatgctggcatgggatggacggtttgatatatgctttattaatatagctgcaaagacatcacaaaaactgttactcagagtttttgTCATGTCTTTGCaggtttattattaataaagcgtataactctacctttggtattggAGTACTATTTtctcccaccttgtttcacatttacgcacttactctggtatatatatatatatatatatatatatatatatatatattttatacacaaacacacacacatatatgatggacttctttcagtttccatctactaaatccattcatgaggctttgattggcctgggggCTACATTAGAAGACGTtttcccaagttgccacgcagtgagattgaacccaagaccatgtggttcagaaacaagcttctcaaccCCCACAGCTACCCGCTGAATATTCACACAAAGACATTGCTATATTAATgcatctctgtttctctttcacacacattcacatacacacacacacacactgatacaaatacagacatgcacacacacaaacacgcacacattcacatgcactcacatccatacacctatacacacacatatatattcacacaccctTTTATTAAGCAATCATTGTACTAATGCATCTACCCTATTTCTCCACCTCAGGTGCTGCTGAAAGTGGTAAAAGTACCCTGGTAAAGCAGATGAAAATTATTCACAATGACGGTTTCTCCAAAGACGAATTATTGGCTTTCAGAGTAAGTTAAACGgtattagtttattattattattattattattattcgtatgtgtatttcgtgtgcaagattcttgatgtggatacgtgtgttgaaagaaatacaattaaaccttgggagaggcattatgccggtaataaacacacgcactggttcagccctttattaatttatatagttttttgttagattatttcattgcactcttgcaatctcttcagtaacttgtctctcaaaataaatggaagtggagagacaggttactgaagagattgcaagagtgcaatgaaataatctaacaaaaaactatataaattaataaaggactgaaccagtttATGTGTCNNNNNNNNNNattcagtagttttatttttataacgtgctttcacttcactaccgagcgcagctctgtgcgccttgtgtatgtgctgtggtttgctgtggtgctcttatgtttactgtattgaaagtgttttgtggtagaatgtgtgcagtacccagtagtgcaattttctgtatgttatatatatttgtaagtcctggtgtttttgttatgtatttgtctgaatatttattattgttgttgttgttgttgttatctggcgggggggggggtaatGTTCTGCAGGTTTCCTTTATCTCTAGTGTGGAGTGTTTTCTTGGGTTTAGTTGTGGGGGCTCAACTATCAGGGTAagtctgcatgcgtgtgtgtatgtacactgtGTGgcctatgtatgtgtttgtgcttgtacatgtgtatgcatgcacatttacaaacacatttgttggtgttatgtgtgtctgtcttttcttcacccccccctcttttttttttatcagctttcctttctcctcccctgtcttcatttccttttaaactctattaattcattttttgtatccaagaaatcattatttaatagctttcactttgtagtaaagattatttgccaacataacatggcagtcctggtttaggacgagtgttgctgtaatttatcccCAGGAGACCTCGTATCCacctggctatatgacacaatcagtgtccttatattttcgaacaagggaatctagcacccccactcagctcaaaacaatatctgtgtatcacgatttctgggttatttcccttcatcagcacagaataattgttcggctagaggtggcgctgccaaattcctgtTTGTCcgaaaccaggactgccatgttatgttagcaaacaatctttactccaaagtactattgctgaatatctcacgttgtgagattgaAGATTAGTAATTTTCTAGCTTTCAGTTAGATTTGAACCTTTATTTTCCCCCCTTTTCTACTTCCAGCCTGCAGTACTGGACAATCTGTTGAATTCCATGAAGTATGTTTTGGCAGGGATGGGAATATTACGGATTAATCTGGATGACTCCCGAAACAGGGTAAGTAAAACAATCGTTCGTACACCTTggccaatcacatgattccaggttctaTCCATACTCCACACTTCCTTGGGCCAACTAAGGTGCCTTACCTTAGTCCCAGTTCAACCCAAATCTTGGCATGGGTCAGATAAAATTTGGTTAAAGCAGATTTTTTCTatggtcggatgcccttcctgtcactaaccctcatctgtttccaagcaaggtaatatttcatcaGGGCCAGATATGTATCAAGTCTTTTATTTGTCGTTTTCTCTTGTAGCTGAATGCTCAGAAGGTGCTTGCATGCAATTGCTGCATGACCGAAAACCAAACCATGATTCCATATGTGTGGGAAGCACTCTACAATCTATGGATGGACAAAGGTGTCAGACTTGCAGTGTCACGGGGCTACGAATATGAACTGAATGATTCAGCAATCTAGTAAgtagactgttgttgttgttgttgttgttgatgattattttgttgttgttgctactgccacagtagcatgatgatgatgatgatgatgatgagtaaccCCTTGGGACAAGCAAACCTGTGAGTAACCCCTAGGGAGTCTGCTCTGTTTACTGGCAGCCGCCAACATCTGGGCTACATAAATGTAATGATGATAGTCTCCTGTGAGTCTGAGAAAGTTGATTTTTGCAATTTCATGTTGAACGCCAACACGGCTAAtctgtttatagtgattaaatgtgtgtgtgtgtgctgtacattagcttacTCCCTCCATCAAACTGACGTTGCCCAAACAAGTACCACTCATCGGGTGTTGAAGTAATCGCGGAACAACTTAAGAGGAAAGTGTTTTGCCCATGAACATGATGCACCAAccaatctaggaattgaaaccatggtctCTCGATTATAAGCACAgtgccttaaccactaggccatactcccttgtgtgtgtgtggtgtgtgtatatatatatatatatatatatatatataaatataaatttatatataagttaGGGTTGTTTAAACATTCAAGCGATAGGCTAGAAGTGTTTAAGCAACCAGGGGCtaattaaatccgaaggcactcctggagattacttgtgtgggtactgTCTTTGTTAggaggtatccagaggcaggtaatttatatatataataataataataatattagggataaaaatatatatatatatatacacatacacatacacacacaaatacacatgcataaatacatggatatatatgtctgattttttttttttttctctttctctaaaagCTATTTTGAAAACATGAACCGGATCTGCTCATCAACATATATTCCAAACTCCACAGATGTGTTACGCGCCCGAGTACGTACGACTGGCGTTTTAGAAACCTGCTTTAGAATCAACTATGTGATATTTCGGTGAGTTCCCAGCACTTATTTCCTTTGTCTTCTCCCGCATTCCTTCTTCTACGATATTCTTCTGTGTTTTTATTCAAaggtcctttcagggtcaattaaataagtatcagtttcacactggggtcgatgtaatcgacttaatccctttgtctgtcctcgtttgtcccctctatgtttagctcccttgtgggcattaaagaaataaatgttgttggcactccgtcgcttacgacgtcgagggttccagttgatctgatcaacggaacagcctgctcgtgaaattaacgtgcaagtggctgagcactccacagacacgtgtaccgttaacgtagttctcagggatattcagcgtgacacagtgtgacaaggctgaccctttgaattacaggcacaacagatacaggaagtaagagtgagagaaagttgtgatgaaggagtacagcagggttcgccaccatcccttgccggagcctcgtggagctttaggtgcttttgctcaataaacactcacatcgcccggtctgggaatcgaaaccgcgatcctatgaccgcatgtccactgccctaaccactgggccattgcgcctccacaaagaaataaatattgtgtaaagaaaaagaaatccacaTTCATTTCTAACgatgaagtaattaattaatctGGATAATGCTAATTGTAATTGCTTCtttgtttgataattttcatctcttttctgttttgcAGAATGTTTGATGTTGGTGGTCAGCGGTCAGAACGGAGAAAATGGATCCAGTGTTTTGATGATGTGCGAGGAGTTTTGTTTGTGGTGGCCCTTAGTTCGTATGACATGTGCCTGTATGAAGATCATACCGTGGTGAGTATTATattacccccacctctctctctctctctttctttttctttttctttctttctctctctctctctctgtttctgtctgtgtctctctcactacttttctctctgcttttgtctgtctctttctctctctgcttttgtctgtgtctctctctcactgcttctgtctgtctgtctctttctatctgcctctctctctgcttcttctgtctgtgcgtctgtctttctgtctctttccctccgtctctcattctctctctctcttattctctacTGAGAATGACTGTATCAATATCTGCCCTGCTTTCATTGATTGTTTTACGTGCTCAGGTACTCATAACAGATGCAGACACCCTCTCACCCCTCCCACCTCTGACCCTGAGAAACACAGAAGATGGGTCAGCTAGAGAGAGATAGGAGTGTATCATTGTTTGGTCAGTACTATATCTATTGACCCGTAAAATGGTGAAAGATCTTTCCTGTGTCATATAGACACTCATAGGGCCTGTCACTCGGCttctgtaacatatatacatatatacacacctacacacgcataaGGATGGGATGCTGGTGCATCTCAGAaatacccatttttgccagctgagtggactggagcaacagaaaataaagtgttttgctcaagaacacaatgtgttgcctggtctaggaattgaaaccacgatcgtaCAATCATGagaccaacaccctaaccaccaagccacacaCACCTCCACTTAAAAGGCTGAAAGGTAATGTTGAAATTCATATGATTTGAACTTAGTGCACTCAGGACCAGATCAAATACCAGAAGATATTTTGTCCCACTCTTTTATAATTCTACCAATTTTGctgttttattctgtttcataGAAATGTAAGTTTCCCgctttattttacattctgtgtCTTATTTCTACCAATTATTtctaccagtttgccaccttgTCTTCCGTTTCATATAAATGCAAGTTTCCccgctttatttttctttctgtgtctaATTTCTACCAATTTCTACCAATTATTTCTATCAATTTGCCACTTTGTCTTCCGTTTCAAATAAATTCAAGTTTCCCattctattttgctttcttttcattcCATTTCAGAACCGATTGCAAGAAAGTCTAACACTTTTCAAAGGCATTTGTAATAACTCATTCTTCTATTTCTCCTGTATGGTAAGTCTTTTAGTTATTCACTAATCTCttacatcatcattttattccatccatccattttctctgctcgCTATTCCCATGAAGGTCATGATATGCTTGAGAacacctgttgagtcaagtaaaaccaatatcatagcttGGGCTGGTGCCCCCTCTCTGGCTCCCGTGCCGATGGCACGCAAaaggcaccatccaaatgtggtcagtGCCAGGTCTGCCTAACCGGCTCATgttctggtggcacataaaaagtaccctccaaacgtgatcgttgccaggctcaccttactggctcctgtgccagtggcgcataaaaagcacccactacactctcagattggttggcattaggaagggcatctagtggtagaaactctgccaaaccagattggagcctggtgcagccttctggctctccagacctcagtcaaaccgtccaacccatgccagcatggaaaacggacgttagttgatgatgatgatgatgatgtatgtatgtatatgtgcacacatgcacacatattctgtttattctttcatttgtttcagtcattttgactgtggccatgctggagcaccgcctttagtcgaacaaatcaaccccaggacttattctttgtaagcctagtacttattctatcggtcacttttgctgaaccgctaagttacagagacgtaaacacacccaaaTCGGTTGTCATGGGATaggtgggtgggacaaacacagacacacaaacatatacatgcatatatatatatatatatatatatatatacatacgacaggcttctttcagtttccacctaccaaatccactgacaaggctttggtcggcccaaggctattgtagacgatacttgcccagggtgccacgcagtgggactgaacccagccactcctgtttatatatgtgtatgcacatatagttGTGTGGAAGTGTATagtatttgtttgcttttttttaaacttagttataatttttaaaaatttaatttatttttattttaattaattcttattaATATTCTACTCGTTTATGTCTTTTTGACAGATACTCTTTCTCAACAAACTCGACTTATTCAAAGACAAAATTCTCCATTCTCATCGTCATCTACATATATTCTTTCCAGAATATAAAGGTAAGTCCCTTTTATATTCTAAGTAACAGCATTTTCGAGAACCTTTACTGTTTAGAACTAATAACAACCATCATCACTTCAACAACCTcttttccgtgcttgcatgggtcagacaatttattgaggcagattttctgcaaatGGATGCAGAAAATAGACGGATGGCCATTATcactgtgctggtgacatgtaaaaagcaccatctcaacgtggccgatgccagtgccaccagactggctcctgtgctggcggcacataaaaagcaccattcaagcatgaccaatgccaatgccacctgactggctctcatgctggtggcacgcagTAAGCACCATTCACGCGTGGGTccttgccagtgctgcctgactggctccccacgCTGGTAGagcgtaaaaagcaccatccaaatgtggccaatGCAAGTGCCGCCTGGCTGGTTCCCAtgtcggtgacacataaaaagcaccattcaagcatgaccgATGCCactgccacctgactggcacctgtgctggtggcacgtaaaaatgcacccactacactctcggagtggttggcattaggaagggcacctagccatagaaaccacgccaGAGCCGACACtgtggctcctgtcaaactgtccaaccctgcagggaaaacaaacattaaatcatGAGGAGGGTGTTCATGATTTCTATTTAcgttgcctcctcctcctcctccctacgactactaccaccaccaccaccactgctactactaccatcaccactgctactaccaccaccactgctactactactactaccaccaccatcacgactattatcaccaccactactattaccaccaccatcgctactactatcaccaccactactactaccactatcactactactcccaccaccactactactgctgccaccaccaccactactactactaccaccaccatcactactactattactaccaccaccaccaccactactactactaccaccattactacttaCTTCACAGGTTCAATCCAAGACGTAGACGTAGCGGCCATGTACATCCAGAACCTATTTCAAATGCAGAATCGAAACCAGTACAAAGTCATCTACCCCCATTTCACCACGGCGACCGACACCAGCAACATTCAGGTCGTCTTCGAAGTCGTGATGGAATCCATTCTGAAGGAGAACCTCAAAGCAGCCGCTCTCCTTTGAACCCTGGAAACCAATTCACCTGTAACCGATGTTCACACAAATGCTACGAACTCATACtgctattaccactactactactactgctgctgctgctgatgttgctgtttttgcaggGGTGGGTGGTGAAGGGGAGGTTGTTTTTAGTTGTTGATTTTTTACAAaaacaaacgtttttttttttgttttttttttttaaatttcaagccAGACAAATTAGAGGAAATATAGTGGGTTTTGCAGTTTAGATTACAAAACCCACCCCAACCCTTGTTGGTGCCATCTGATGTTGACTGAATGAAAGTAAAGTTGCGGAGTTTATGTGTGAGAAAGCTGAACTttagatgtatataatatatatatatatatatatatatagcagtgctccagcatggccacagctcatgaacTGAAactagacaaaatgaaaaaaaaatgaaatatatatatatatatatatatatgtattaaaacacacacacactcaaaaacaaaacatgcatgcctgtaaatatgtatagacataactatatatatatatatatatatacactcaaacatatatatgtatatacactcaaacatatatatgtatatatctgtgtgtatgtatacgcactcgcacacatatatagtgtacagttccatgatggtaagatcaactaaaaaatgtactccatctggtgagagataaacatTTTAGTctgttatgccatgtgggcagtgtCTGATGATTTTTGCTAGGacaccagacgtgttaaaaacattgtttggcatgttctcagcacatgaaactagtAATGGCACTTAAAACCATATACTGtgctaattaaataatatatatatatgaaggccaTTTGCTACCTGAAATGGTTGTAAACCAAAGCTATTTTTCACATATGAAATTCAAGAGAAGACACAGCAAATTTGAGCTGGGATGTTACACTGAGTGGAAATTAGGCAGCAACTGGTGCTGTTCTGTTGAAACTCCCAGCTTGTCACCATCCATTGTCACCAGCTTGCTTGTTCATTACTAGAGACACTATTCATCACCTGAGATGTTTAACGTTCGAAAACTTGTTTGTAACCTGATTTGTTCATGATGAGAGGCATTCATAAACCAAGCTTCAGTGGTCAGAGTgttaggctcacaatcatgaggtagtgagttcaatttctggaccaggctgtgtgttataTTCCgttcagctgcagaaatgagttgcgacgtcacaggtgccaaactgtatcggcctttgcctttcccttggataacatcggtggcatggagaggtgggggctggtatgcatggccgactgctggtcttccataaacagccttgcccggacttgtgcatTAAAGGGTACCTTTCTAGGTGAAATctcgtggtcattcatgaccgaaggagggtCTTTatcctttgtatatgtgtgtgtgtatcattaccatcatcatttaatgtctgtaatCTATAcaaccatgggttggacgattgacCGGGATCTGGTGAGACAAGAAGATTGGATCAAGCCCAATGCAGCCCTCTGATTCACTGGATGCTGTCAAGCCATTCCAACCTGTGGGATacagatattaatgatgatgatgatgatgatgatgattttatgtatattgtatatatatttgtacactcatctctttatatatatatatctatatatgtatacatgagtgtgtatgtgtgtgtgtggatatatgtatgtatatatgtatgaatgtacacatgtacatatttggtAAAACTaacaaggggagaaaaaaaaaagttgtgaatatatatgttgatcgaaagggttttttttaatccgatatattatatattgttatttatagctttatcagcTTCAGGATTCACCGTTCctgaaattaacaaaaatatatattttttattttaatcagcagattaatatatatatatatatatatatatatatatatatatatatatatatatatatatatatatatatatatatatatatttatatgtatgtatatatatatatatatatatatatatttatatgtatgtatatatatatatgtatatgtatgtatctatgtatgtatatatacacatgtgtgtgtgtgtaagtatgtatttgtcaAGAATATGGCATTTACAACATAGCAGTGAGGAAGCCAAACAAAAGTCTGGCACTTGGGGCAGGTCCCGTCATCACGAACATTTTTGTAATTAGTATTTTGCTAACAAAGACCATCAGTaatattcaatatacatacatatacatatatacatatatatatatatatatatatatatatatatatatatatatatatatatatatatatatatacatacatacatacatacatatatatatacacacacacacacacatatatatatataggtgtatatatatgtatgtacatacatttttatatatatttatcttttattttaagaaGGGTAAGATGGTCGCAATGTAACAGACTATGATACTATACCAAACATTTGTGtcctagcaacaacaacaacaacaaaactaacaaacCGTGTTCAAATCCTCCCTGAGTCACCTTTTCAGATTAGCAGGTTTTggaaaaataagcaccagtgagAGACTGGAATCGTGATTCACTTGATGCTATTAACCATGTGACTCTTATTGTGCCCCAccccactatatatatttttggacCCCTAATGGGTGAAGTCAAATGTATCAGAAAGCCCCAGAAAAATCCATTGCCTTCAGTTTcaagaatatttataattacagacatggctgtgtggcaccttggacaagtgtcttctgctgttactcttggtcaaccaaagccttgtgagtgaatttggtagttggaaactgaaagaagcctgtcatatgtgtgtatgtatgtgtatatgtatgtctgtgttgcctttgtgtttgtctgccaccattgcttgacaaacggtgttggtatgtttgtggccctgtaacttagtagttcagcaaaggacatgatagaataagtgtcaggctttaaaaaaaaaaattaagtactgtgggtcgattagtttgactaaaccctacaaggtggtgccccagtatggccacagtccaataaccgaaacaagtcaaagataagaAGATTGTATCttactttatgcatatatagtgtTGAAAGTTTCCTAAACTGCATCTGTTGTTAAAGCCAGGAGTTTACCTCTGGTAAGGTAATTCCTTTCTAAAGGGCTTGTACATACTCTCTGCTCtctgatttataaatattttatactaatatTTTGATAGGTAATTGACTGATTCAGTAGAGCAGATAACAAAATGCCCTCGTGCTTTTATAAATTAAGTTCTGAGGTTTACTTGTCATCTTTTCTAGGGTgtttataaaatatcagtaaaatatgtACAACTCCCTTCCTACAAATTTTACAGccttgtgtctgtctttgttacAAATAATTACCAACCTTTAGCACGCTGAAGGTGAATCATGTCATTGTGTGTGATTTTCTCCCCTGTAGCTTCAGGTGCAGTGTATTGcagtgagagggggagaaaacTTGTATGGTGACAGGATTTGCCTTCAGCATGCTAAAAGTTACTGAACTGGGAGAGGTCTGTCAATTGACTAAACACCTCCCTGGCCTGTAGCAGAAATCATTATTCATATACTGTGAGATGACAATCACTTGGCTACACACCTCCTCCTATGAAGGTGTGGCCTCTTGTATGAGGTGTGGTTTTATGCCTGCAGCGGATATGAGAGGGCGTTGCTATGGCAGAGCCATTAGAATGACAGGATCACTACCTTGTAATGTTCAGAGAGGTTGCTTTATGTTCGTTTGAATCCCATCAAAATTGATTCTTCCTTTGTCCTTCTGAGTAGGGAGGGGggaaatcagtaaaataaaataccagtcatctAATAGGGCTGACATAATCGACTGTATTCCCCACCCCTTCCATCTTCTCTTTCCCgaaatgtgtgtattatgttagaaatcaatattttaacgaAGCAAGGAGAAGCAATccgacagaatcattagcaacgctgggcaaaatgctaagcagtatttcgtccaccttgacgttctgagttcaaattctaccaaggtcgatttcgcttttcatcttttcagggtcgataaaataagtaccagtgaaacactgggggggtcaatgtaatcacctCCCCACTtccccataaaattgctggcattgtgccaaaatttggaaccaaaattttaatgcattaatggtgagatactggATGGAATTCTGCACAGAATTTACTCATGTTTCTAAGTCTTGGACTGAAATCTTACCTGGATCTATGCTAGAGGAAATTTTGTGATCCTTTCAAGAAGGTTCAAAATAAGGGGAACCAGTCAATTCAATTAACCCCTTACACCTaacacaccccacccccacttcaTACCTTCTCTACAAATTTGTGACCCTTGAGATCGATCTGATCTGTGTGGGTAACTTTTGTTtt is a window from the Octopus bimaculoides isolate UCB-OBI-ISO-001 chromosome 25, ASM119413v2, whole genome shotgun sequence genome containing:
- the LOC106873017 gene encoding guanine nucleotide-binding protein G(o) subunit alpha, which gives rise to MGSCLSLDQEELKARARSAAIDKQLRASAKEEETVVKILLLGAAESGKSTLVKQMKIIHNDGFSKDELLAFRPAVLDNLLNSMKYVLAGMGILRINLDDSRNRLNAQKVLACNCCMTENQTMIPYVWEALYNLWMDKGVRLAVSRGYEYELNDSAIYYFENMNRICSSTYIPNSTDVLRARVRTTGVLETCFRINYVIFRMFDVGGQRSERRKWIQCFDDVRGVLFVVALSSYDMCLYEDHTVNRLQESLTLFKGICNNSFFYFSCMILFLNKLDLFKDKILHSHRHLHIFFPEYKGSIQDVDVAAMYIQNLFQMQNRNQYKVIYPHFTTATDTSNIQVVFEVVMESILKENLKAAALL